The Spirosoma sp. SC4-14 DNA window TACAATTCCATTTACCAACCCTCATTCTGGGTCAGCGATGGGTTAATGTCACGCTCCGATTGCGGAACTGGCAGCAAGGTAAGCTTCGGGTACCAATACCGATTTTCGCGTATATACCGAAGGTTTTCGCTGCCGGTATATACTGGAATGTTGTTCAGGTCGTGTACCGAACTGGTTTTGAAAGTAGGAATCGGGGGCACATTGGCCGGGTCTTTGGCAACGCCCATCACCTGCTGCGGCATGACAATATCGGCAATTCCCCACCGACGGATATCGAACCAGCGGAATCCTTCCATAGCCAGTTCGGCAACCCGCTCCCGACGCACCAGTTGCCGAAGCTTGTTCTGATCGTTCTGAATAGCCGCATCGACTGTTGGCTGACCAGCCCGCTTCCGCACCTGATTGAGGGCACTGATAACTGAATCGTCGAGTTGGTTCAGTTCAATTTTCGCTTCCGCATACATTAGCAGTATTTCGGCATACCGCATCTGAATAAACCCAACGCGGGCCGTGAAGGCATCTTCGGCCGTAAACGTGTATTTGGCGTGTAACAACCCTACCCCGCTTTTGGCTGGTCCGTAGGCATTGTCATAATCGGCATTGGTACGTGTAGTCCAGCTACCATCGGCATTCTTAAACGAGGTAGTATTTTTATAGATGTCGTAAACCAGTGTTTTCAGATTCATAAAAATCGTATCGCCCGGAATCGACACCGTATATTTCAGGCGCATATCGCGGTTCTGGCTCGGCTTTGCCGGATTATAAACCGCCGATTCGTCAATCCGTTTGCCGTCTTTGGCCTCGAACATATCGACCAGCCGCTGCTGCGGAAACCGCCCCGACTGCCCCCCGGCGGCTCTGGAAATACTCCCCAGCGGATGGTACGAAATGGCATTGGCATCGGCCTCCGAATACAGAATCAGGTACATGATTTCCTTGCCAGCATTGGTAAGTTGTCCGGCTCGGGTAAATAAATCGCCAAAGTTTGGATTCAGTCCCAACCCAGAGCCATCAATGATCTGTTTGGCAGCATCGGCGGCCACCTGATATTCTTTATTGAACAGCGCCGTACGTGCCTTGAAACCCAACGCAACAGCTTTACTCATCCGACCCAGATCGGAAGGCGACCAGGGAAGGGCTGCTGCTGCGGCATCCAGTTCACTGTAGATAAACCTGATCACATCGGCCTTTGGCGTACGCGCCTGCGTGTAAAACTCAGTGGGCAAAAGAGGCTTCGTAATCAGCGGCACATCGCCAAACATAATCACCAGATAGAAATAGGCATAGACCCGCAAGACCCGCGCTTCGGCCTGAAGCCGGTTGTAGGTGGCCGCCGGTACATTGTTTTTGCCTACTTCCATCCCATCCAGCATGGTATTGGCCCGCTGAATGGTCGTATAGGCCAGCGACCAGATATTTTTCGGGTGTGCATTGTAGACATCGAAATTACCTTCGCCCAAATCGACGGCACGCAGCAACGCAATATCCGTCCAGCCATCCATCATCGACTGGTAGGCCGTGTTGCCCGTATTCCAGTAAGCCGATTTGTAGACAGCGTTCAGAGCCGCGTTCATTTCGGTCTGGTTGTTAAAAAACTGTCCGGTGGCTGGCGCATCGAGCGGAGCCTGCTCCAGATACTCCTTACAGCCCGACAACAAAGTCATCGAAAGGCATAAGCCCGCTATATAAAGAATTCGCTTGTTCATGTCGTTAGAAATTGATGTTCAAACCAACCGTATATGTCCGCATGATGGGGTAAAACTCGCCACCCGTGTCGCGCTGTTCGGGATCGAAGCCGGGGAAGAAGTTGGTCCAGGTTACCAGGTTCTGACCGCTCAGATATACCCGCGCCGACTTGATTTTGGCCTTGTTGGTCAGCGCTGTCGGAATCGTATAGCCCAGCACCACGTTTTTCAACCGCAGATAAGCCGCCGACCGCACCCAGAACGACGAGGTTACGTAGTTGTTCGGAATGCTGTTGGCCGTTAGCCGGGGATAGGCCGCAGTTGTGTTATCGGGCGACCAGTAATCTTTCTGGTACTCGAACATAGTACCCTGAAAATTGGCCGAGTAGAAAGGCTGGGCGGCCGTCCCCGAGAGGTAGTTATCTTTCTTGCCAACCCCCTGAAAGAAGGCTGTAAAGTCGAAGCCTTTGTACTGTCCCGACAGGTTCAGGCTATATTCATAACGGGGAAAATAATTGCCCAGGATGGTGCGGTCGTAGCTGTCGATCTTGTTGTCTGGCACACCATTTGGGCCGCTGATGTCGCGATAACGAATATCGCCGGGAGCCGTGTTGCCATACTGAAACGGCGCATTTTTCACTTCTTCCGCGCTCTGAAACAACCCATCGGCAATGTAGCCGTAATATGAATCGAGCGCATAGCCTTCCTGCTGAATGGTAGCGCCATTGATGATCGGTTTGCCGCCATTATTGAGCAGTGTATTTTTCACATCCGACGCATTCAACTGCACCTGATAGCTAAAATCACGGATCTTATCGCGCCAGCCGACACCCAGTTCCCAGCCTTTGTTGCGCATCGAACCGGAATTGACAAACGGAGCCGTCAGCCCAACATACGATGGCACCGGCACCAGTTGCAGCATATCGACAATGTCGCGCTGGAAAAAATCGGCCGTTATGTTCAGTCGATTGCGCAGCAAACTAAAGTCGCCACCAATGTCAAGAATCTTCGACGTTTCCCAACGGATATTCGGATTAGCCGCCGTTGTGAGTGCATAGCCAGGGTTGACAACGTTGTTGAAATAGTAGTTGTAGGCCGAACCCGAATTAAACAGCGAGTAAGTCGGATAATAGTCCGAAGCCCCATTTCGGATCAGGTTCTGATTACCAAGCGATCCATACGACGCCCGGATTTTTGCTTCGGGAATGATTTTACTGAGCCCCGTCCAGAAACGTTCCTGCGAAATCCGCCAACCGCCCGACACCGACGGGAATAGCTGCCACCAGTTGTTCTGTCGAAACCGCGACGAGGCATCCCAGCGGCCGTTTACTTCCAGCAGGTATTTTTCGTCGTAATTATAGTTCAACCGACCATAGGCCGACACCATCGAATACCGGCTTTCGCCACCGCTCATCGTCTGGCCAAGCTGGTCGCCACTATCCAGGTAGGGTCGTTCGGGTGAGAGCAGATTCTGCCGGAATGTATTCACATTACTGGTACTGAAATCTTCGGTGCTGAACCCACCCAGAATCGTAAAATCGTGTTTACCAAACGATTTGGTATAGGTAGCCTGGGTTCTGAACAGATTCTGGGTATTTTGTGCGTAGTTGTCGCTCAGTGAATTCAGGGCAGGCCAGGGCCGGGCAAACACCAGAGTATTGTTGGCCACATCGGCCGTGTAGATGTCGTACTGATCCATAAACCGCCGGTTGCGGGAATTGTAGGTGTTCGAACTATAAGTTGCCAGCAGTTCCAGCCCCGCAACCGGTTTGTAGGTCAATGTGCCTTTAATAATCTGCGAGTTGGTCAGTGTACGATTGAATCCGCCATCCTGTGCCTGTGCCGCCGGATTGGCATTCGACCAGCCCTCACCCCACTGCCCCGAATTGTATTGTCCGGGTGTGGTAGCCGGAAAGCCTAACATCTCGCGGATGATGTACTCGGGCGTATTCTGACCGGGCCACAACCGATTCATTTTATTCAGAACCAGGTCCATAGAGGCCGATAGCTTATCGGTAATGGCCACATCGGTGTTAAAGCGCAGGTCCATCCGTTTATAATTCGTGTTTGCCGTCAGCCCGTTCTGGTCGAGGAAACTGCCGGAGGCAAACAGTTTTACCCGTTCTCCCCCTACCGACACATTCAGGTTATGGTTCTGCATGAGGCCATTGTTGGTCAATACCAGTTTCTTCCAGTCGGTATTGAAGAGCGTCAGATTATCGGGGCCATTTTTCTCATAGGCGGCAATTTGTTGCGTAAACACTGCCGGTAAACCGCTGTTGACCTGCGCTACATCCCAGTATTTCATGTGTTCGAGCGCATTCACTTTCTGCGGCAAATCGGTGGGTTCCTGCTTCAGGCCATAGGCATTATAGCTAACATTCACGCCTTTGGCTCCCCGCTTGGTTGTGATCAGGACAACGCCGTTGGCCGCCCGCGACCCATACACCGCAGCCGCAGCGGCATCTTTCAGAATCGATATGCTGGCAATGTTGTTGGGATCGATGGCATCCAGACTCATCTCCACATTATCGACCAGAATCAGCGGATTCTGCCCCGCATTGATCGAGCCAACACCCCGAATCCGGATGGTACCCGCATCGCCACCGGGCGCCCCCGACTGCTGGGTGATGGTTACGCCCGGTGCAGCCCCCTGCAACGCCAGCGATGTAGAGCCTACCTGCCGATTCGTAAGCGATTTACTTTCAATGACAGCTACGGCACCCGTCAGGTTTATTTTCTTCTGCGTACCATAACCAACGACCACCACTTCGTTCAGGGTTTTAGTATCTTCGGCCAGCGTGGCATTGTATTCGCCCGCCCCATCGAAGGCCACTTCTTTGCTAACGGTACCCATAAACGAGAACACCAGCGTACCACGCTGCTCACTGACACGAAGGGTATATAAACCCTCGGCATCGGTCGTTGTACCCACCGTTGTGTTTTTCACAACCACCGTCACGCCCGGCAGCACAGCGCCCGTCGCATCGGTTACCTTTCCGCGAAGTAGCTGCTGGCTCTGAGCAGCAACGTAGGTTTGTTGACACAGCGAAATCAGCAGGGCAAGCAGCCAGCCGATACGCCATCTCTGCGTAAAGAAGTTTTGCATAAGTCAATCAATTTGGCGTTTGTAAAGAGAAAAGAGGTTTTATAAAAACAGAAGGCAATACAATCCCCGGCCAGCGATTTTGCTGGGTTAGTATAAATAGTCGGTAACGGTAAAATTCAGTTATCCAACGTGGAGACACGAAGTTCGCCAAGGAAACGGCAATCGCTCAGGTCACCCTTCCGGGCTACTCCGTGCTTTCTGTACAACGTATATCGAAATCAATCATGGCTTCGAAAGTACGGTTCCAGGGCAGATCGAACCGGAGCGCTGTGGGTTTCGAACACCGCACGGATTTCTGCAAACTACCCGAACGTTTGTATTCATAATTGGTAATCAGCTCATCGAACGACTTTTGTAGCAGTTCCTGACAATACGTTTCCACCTGCTTTGTCATGGCATCGCTCATCAGCGTTGAACTCCGCCCGACCTGTTTTGCAAACTGGTTGGCCTTCGCCCGAATCTGGTTGTGGAAATAGTAGTCATCGAGCACGCGGTGCATCAGAAACCAGTTTTGAGCGGTCCAGATCCGATCGGCCACACCGGGTGTGGCGATAGACTGTTTCAACAGTTTTGTCTCGGCAAGGGTAAACACAACGCCCTGCGGTAATGCCGTACCGATGGTATTTCCGGCCGTATTCCAGGAAGCATAGCCGCTTAATTCGGGTAGCAGATGGCGTTTTTCCAGGGCCATCGTAAATGGCGTATCGCCACCCTGCACATCGCCTTTCGGGTCGACATCGGCCACGATTACGCGCTTTTTCTGCGCAATTTTCTGCGCAATCTCATCCGCAAAACTATCGGCCCGACCGGTTTCGAACCGCGAAGCAAAGACATAGTACAGGACATCGGCATCCTGTTCGTTGGTCACTTCCTGCGAGCCCGTTGCCTTGATATGAAAACTAACCGTCTGGTGCAAAGGCCGATCTTCGAACGGCATGACCGTGTTACTCAGTTTTTGGGACGAATACACGGCTTTGATTTTCGGGGAGAAATTGGCGTGTTTGTTCAGGGCTCGTGCCAGCAACAGCATCGACACTTCATCGGCACCGGGTTGAACGGCAATTTTTTCAGTCAGTTTCAGCCGCTTTGTTTCGGCAATCAGCGTTTCGCGGTCGGCAATATGAACGCCCTTGGGTTTGGCATCGTCCTGCGTAAGCAGCAAATAGTCGATAACACCCCGCCGAACCAGCGCAATGGCCAGTTGATTGATGCGCAGATTGCGGGAACGGGCCTGTTTATAATCGGCAAGTCCTTCGGTCGGAATTTCCCGTTCCAGTTTCGCCGTTTCAGCTTTCGACTCAGGATCGGCCCCTACTGATACTTCTGCCCAATGGGCCAGTTTCTCGCGGTAGGCTTCATTGTGCTGATCGGCCGTTGGCGCCAGCCGCATCACCACACTCTGGCCATAAATTTTCAGCGAGGGAGCCCGTTTGCGTAAGGTCGAGATAATATCCAGTCGTTTACGCGCCTGTTCGTATGAAACATCGTGCACGCGCGACCCCACCAGCCCACCATAGGCCAGCATATCGAGCGCAATGATAGCCGCATCGAACGAATTTAACTCCTGCTGTTGCAGCCAGGCAATAATTTTATCGGACTGGCCGGGGGTTGTAAATC harbors:
- a CDS encoding RagB/SusD family nutrient uptake outer membrane protein translates to MNKRILYIAGLCLSMTLLSGCKEYLEQAPLDAPATGQFFNNQTEMNAALNAVYKSAYWNTGNTAYQSMMDGWTDIALLRAVDLGEGNFDVYNAHPKNIWSLAYTTIQRANTMLDGMEVGKNNVPAATYNRLQAEARVLRVYAYFYLVIMFGDVPLITKPLLPTEFYTQARTPKADVIRFIYSELDAAAAALPWSPSDLGRMSKAVALGFKARTALFNKEYQVAADAAKQIIDGSGLGLNPNFGDLFTRAGQLTNAGKEIMYLILYSEADANAISYHPLGSISRAAGGQSGRFPQQRLVDMFEAKDGKRIDESAVYNPAKPSQNRDMRLKYTVSIPGDTIFMNLKTLVYDIYKNTTSFKNADGSWTTRTNADYDNAYGPAKSGVGLLHAKYTFTAEDAFTARVGFIQMRYAEILLMYAEAKIELNQLDDSVISALNQVRKRAGQPTVDAAIQNDQNKLRQLVRRERVAELAMEGFRWFDIRRWGIADIVMPQQVMGVAKDPANVPPIPTFKTSSVHDLNNIPVYTGSENLRYIRENRYWYPKLTLLPVPQSERDINPSLTQNEGW
- a CDS encoding TonB-dependent receptor, whose translation is MQNFFTQRWRIGWLLALLISLCQQTYVAAQSQQLLRGKVTDATGAVLPGVTVVVKNTTVGTTTDAEGLYTLRVSEQRGTLVFSFMGTVSKEVAFDGAGEYNATLAEDTKTLNEVVVVGYGTQKKINLTGAVAVIESKSLTNRQVGSTSLALQGAAPGVTITQQSGAPGGDAGTIRIRGVGSINAGQNPLILVDNVEMSLDAIDPNNIASISILKDAAAAAVYGSRAANGVVLITTKRGAKGVNVSYNAYGLKQEPTDLPQKVNALEHMKYWDVAQVNSGLPAVFTQQIAAYEKNGPDNLTLFNTDWKKLVLTNNGLMQNHNLNVSVGGERVKLFASGSFLDQNGLTANTNYKRMDLRFNTDVAITDKLSASMDLVLNKMNRLWPGQNTPEYIIREMLGFPATTPGQYNSGQWGEGWSNANPAAQAQDGGFNRTLTNSQIIKGTLTYKPVAGLELLATYSSNTYNSRNRRFMDQYDIYTADVANNTLVFARPWPALNSLSDNYAQNTQNLFRTQATYTKSFGKHDFTILGGFSTEDFSTSNVNTFRQNLLSPERPYLDSGDQLGQTMSGGESRYSMVSAYGRLNYNYDEKYLLEVNGRWDASSRFRQNNWWQLFPSVSGGWRISQERFWTGLSKIIPEAKIRASYGSLGNQNLIRNGASDYYPTYSLFNSGSAYNYYFNNVVNPGYALTTAANPNIRWETSKILDIGGDFSLLRNRLNITADFFQRDIVDMLQLVPVPSYVGLTAPFVNSGSMRNKGWELGVGWRDKIRDFSYQVQLNASDVKNTLLNNGGKPIINGATIQQEGYALDSYYGYIADGLFQSAEEVKNAPFQYGNTAPGDIRYRDISGPNGVPDNKIDSYDRTILGNYFPRYEYSLNLSGQYKGFDFTAFFQGVGKKDNYLSGTAAQPFYSANFQGTMFEYQKDYWSPDNTTAAYPRLTANSIPNNYVTSSFWVRSAAYLRLKNVVLGYTIPTALTNKAKIKSARVYLSGQNLVTWTNFFPGFDPEQRDTGGEFYPIMRTYTVGLNINF
- a CDS encoding DUF4127 family protein, whose protein sequence is MTRFLTLLVLLAGLRLSAFASKEPGFSARILFIPLDDRPPCLQFTERMGLIGNAQVVAPPMELLGRFTTPGQSDKIIAWLQQQELNSFDAAIIALDMLAYGGLVGSRVHDVSYEQARKRLDIISTLRKRAPSLKIYGQSVVMRLAPTADQHNEAYREKLAHWAEVSVGADPESKAETAKLEREIPTEGLADYKQARSRNLRINQLAIALVRRGVIDYLLLTQDDAKPKGVHIADRETLIAETKRLKLTEKIAVQPGADEVSMLLLARALNKHANFSPKIKAVYSSQKLSNTVMPFEDRPLHQTVSFHIKATGSQEVTNEQDADVLYYVFASRFETGRADSFADEIAQKIAQKKRVIVADVDPKGDVQGGDTPFTMALEKRHLLPELSGYASWNTAGNTIGTALPQGVVFTLAETKLLKQSIATPGVADRIWTAQNWFLMHRVLDDYYFHNQIRAKANQFAKQVGRSSTLMSDAMTKQVETYCQELLQKSFDELITNYEYKRSGSLQKSVRCSKPTALRFDLPWNRTFEAMIDFDIRCTESTE